One genomic region from Burkholderia latens encodes:
- a CDS encoding MFS transporter codes for MPIPLLALAISAFAIGTTEFIIMGLLPEVARDLAVSLPSAGLLVTGYALGVAVGAPLLAVLTSRMPRKAALELLMAIFIVGNVLCAIASGYAMLMVARVVTSFAHGSFFGIGAVVAASLVPADKRASAIALMFTGLTLSNVLGVPFGTFVGQLLGWRASFWIVAALGVLSLGGVALLVPNRHDSGPVGLGHEVRVLKDPQVWLALLMTVLGFGGVFVVFTYIAPILETVTGYSPRAVALILVLFGAGLTVGNMLGGKLADRALMPSLIAILVALMAVMAAFAKTSHLPVAAAVTVFVWGIAAFATVPPLQARVVEKAASAPHLASTLNIGAFNVGNAAGAWLGGVALAHGFALDALPWVAVAVTFAALVVTWLAMRLDARGPARGAAPAAH; via the coding sequence ATGCCCATTCCGCTCCTGGCGCTCGCGATCAGCGCGTTCGCAATCGGCACCACCGAATTCATCATCATGGGACTCCTGCCCGAAGTCGCGCGCGACCTCGCCGTGTCGCTGCCGTCGGCCGGGCTGCTGGTGACCGGCTACGCACTCGGCGTCGCGGTCGGCGCACCGTTGCTCGCGGTGCTGACGAGCCGCATGCCGCGCAAGGCCGCGCTGGAGTTGCTGATGGCGATCTTCATCGTCGGCAACGTGCTGTGTGCGATCGCGTCCGGCTACGCGATGCTGATGGTCGCGCGCGTCGTCACGTCGTTCGCGCACGGGTCGTTCTTCGGAATCGGCGCGGTGGTCGCCGCGTCGCTGGTGCCGGCTGACAAGCGTGCGAGCGCGATCGCGCTGATGTTCACGGGACTCACGCTGTCGAACGTGCTCGGCGTGCCGTTCGGCACGTTCGTCGGCCAGCTGCTCGGCTGGCGCGCGTCGTTCTGGATCGTCGCGGCACTCGGCGTGCTGTCGCTCGGCGGTGTTGCGCTGCTCGTGCCGAACCGTCATGACAGCGGGCCCGTCGGCCTCGGTCACGAGGTGCGCGTGCTGAAGGACCCGCAAGTCTGGCTCGCGTTGCTGATGACCGTGCTGGGCTTCGGCGGCGTGTTCGTCGTGTTCACGTACATCGCGCCGATTCTCGAAACCGTCACCGGCTACTCGCCGCGCGCGGTCGCGCTGATCCTCGTGCTGTTCGGCGCCGGGCTGACGGTCGGCAACATGCTCGGCGGCAAGCTCGCCGATCGCGCGCTGATGCCGTCGCTGATCGCGATCCTCGTCGCGCTGATGGCCGTGATGGCCGCGTTCGCGAAGACGAGCCACTTGCCCGTCGCGGCGGCGGTCACGGTATTCGTCTGGGGGATCGCAGCATTCGCAACGGTGCCGCCGCTGCAGGCGCGCGTCGTCGAGAAGGCCGCGAGCGCGCCGCACCTTGCGTCGACGCTGAACATCGGCGCATTCAACGTCGGCAACGCGGCCGGTGCGTGGCTCGGCGGCGTCGCGCTCGCGCATGGCTTCGCGCTCGATGCGCTGCCGTGGGTCGCCGTCGCGGTGACCTTCGCGGCGCTCGTCGTCACGTGGCTCGCGATGCGGCTCGATGCGCGCGGCCCGGCACGCGGCGCGGCGCCTGCCGCGCATTGA
- a CDS encoding PhoH family protein encodes MKTVQALEFTAPRDDNARLANLCGPLDENLRQIEQALDVTLARRGHRIAIRGRGAKLALAALENFYNRARDPLSVDDIQLALVEVRHTAGNGRQDALDVRFRGDPDHPFDEPVAQLDDAGPDEEPAPKLYTRRADLRGRTPAQREYLKQILSHDVTFGIGPAGTGKTYLAVACAVDALERDQVKRIVLTRPAVEAGERLGFLPGDLAQKVDPYLRPLYDALYDLLGFDKTAKMFERQMIEIAPLAYMRGRTLNHAFIILDEAQNTTPEQMKMFLTRIGFGSKAVVTGDTSQVDLPRGHKSGLVEAQQVLGGVRGIALTRFTSADVVRHPLVARIVEAYDDFHAQHKDA; translated from the coding sequence TTGAAGACCGTCCAAGCACTGGAATTCACCGCGCCGCGCGACGACAACGCGCGCCTTGCCAACCTCTGCGGCCCGCTCGACGAGAATCTGCGGCAGATCGAACAGGCGCTCGACGTCACGCTCGCGCGGCGCGGCCACCGGATCGCGATCCGCGGGCGCGGCGCGAAACTGGCACTCGCCGCGCTCGAAAACTTCTACAACCGCGCGCGCGATCCGCTGTCGGTCGACGATATCCAGCTTGCGCTGGTCGAAGTGCGTCACACCGCCGGCAACGGCCGTCAGGACGCGCTCGACGTGCGTTTCCGCGGCGACCCCGATCATCCGTTCGACGAACCGGTCGCGCAGCTCGACGACGCAGGCCCCGACGAGGAGCCGGCGCCGAAGCTTTACACGCGGCGGGCCGACCTGCGCGGCCGCACGCCCGCGCAGCGCGAATACCTGAAACAGATCCTGTCGCATGACGTGACGTTCGGCATCGGGCCGGCTGGCACCGGCAAGACCTACCTCGCGGTCGCATGCGCGGTCGACGCGCTCGAGCGCGACCAGGTCAAGCGGATCGTGCTGACGCGCCCGGCCGTCGAGGCCGGCGAGCGGCTCGGCTTTCTGCCGGGCGACCTCGCGCAGAAGGTCGATCCTTATTTGCGGCCGCTGTACGACGCGCTGTACGACCTGCTGGGCTTCGACAAGACCGCGAAGATGTTCGAGCGCCAGATGATCGAAATCGCGCCGCTCGCGTACATGCGCGGCCGCACGCTGAATCATGCGTTCATCATCCTCGACGAGGCGCAGAACACGACGCCCGAGCAGATGAAGATGTTCCTCACGCGGATCGGCTTCGGCTCGAAAGCCGTCGTCACCGGCGACACGAGCCAGGTCGACCTGCCGCGCGGACACAAGAGCGGGCTCGTCGAGGCGCAGCAGGTGCTGGGCGGCGTGCGCGGCATCGCGCTCACGCGCTTCACGAGCGCGGACGTCGTGCGCCATCCGCTCGTCGCGCGCATCGTCGAAGCGTACGACGACTTTCACGCGCAGCACAAGGACGCGTGA
- the miaB gene encoding tRNA (N6-isopentenyl adenosine(37)-C2)-methylthiotransferase MiaB, which translates to MTKKVYVKTFGCQMNEYDSDKMVDVLNAAEGLEKTDTPEDADIILFNTCSVREKAQEKVFSDLGRVRELKEAKPGLLIGVGGCVASQEGASIVSRAPYVDLVFGPQTLHRLPQMIDARRASGRAQVDITFPEIEKFDHLPPARVEGPSAFVSIMEGCSKYCSYCVVPYTRGDEVSRPLDDVLTEVAGLADQGVREVTLLGQNVNAYRGALTAGSSDIADFATLIEYVADIPGIERIRYTTSHPKEFTQRLIDTYAKVPKLVSHLHLPVQHGSDRILMAMKRGYTVLEYKSVIRKLRAIRPDLSLSTDMIVGFPGETEEDFDKMMALVHEMSYDTSFSFIYSPRPGTPAANLHDDTPREVKLKRLQHLQATIEENVARISQSMVGKVERILVEGPSRKDPNELSGRTENNRVVNFPAPLASHPRLIGQMIDVKINHAYPHSLRGELLLVSDDASTVTH; encoded by the coding sequence ATGACGAAAAAAGTTTACGTAAAGACCTTCGGCTGCCAGATGAACGAGTACGACTCGGACAAGATGGTGGACGTGCTCAATGCGGCCGAAGGCCTCGAAAAGACCGACACTCCGGAAGACGCGGACATCATCCTGTTCAACACGTGCTCGGTGCGTGAAAAGGCGCAGGAGAAGGTGTTCTCCGACCTCGGCCGCGTGCGCGAGCTGAAGGAAGCGAAACCGGGGCTGCTGATCGGCGTCGGCGGCTGCGTCGCGAGCCAGGAAGGCGCGTCGATCGTGTCGCGCGCGCCGTACGTCGACCTCGTGTTCGGCCCGCAGACGCTGCACCGCCTGCCGCAGATGATCGACGCGCGCCGCGCCAGCGGCCGCGCGCAGGTCGACATCACGTTCCCCGAGATCGAGAAGTTCGACCACCTGCCGCCCGCGCGCGTCGAGGGGCCGAGCGCGTTCGTGTCGATCATGGAAGGCTGCTCGAAGTACTGCAGCTACTGCGTCGTGCCGTACACGCGCGGCGATGAAGTATCGCGTCCGCTCGACGACGTGCTGACCGAAGTGGCCGGCCTCGCCGACCAGGGCGTGCGCGAAGTCACGCTGCTCGGCCAGAACGTGAACGCCTACCGCGGCGCGCTGACGGCCGGCTCGTCCGACATCGCCGATTTCGCGACGCTGATCGAATACGTCGCCGACATCCCGGGCATCGAGCGGATCCGCTACACGACGTCGCACCCGAAGGAATTCACGCAGCGCCTGATCGACACGTACGCGAAGGTGCCAAAGCTCGTGAGCCACCTGCACCTGCCGGTCCAGCACGGCTCCGACCGTATCCTGATGGCGATGAAGCGCGGCTACACGGTGCTCGAATACAAGTCGGTGATCCGCAAGCTGCGCGCGATCCGCCCCGACCTGTCGCTGTCGACCGACATGATCGTCGGCTTCCCCGGCGAAACCGAGGAGGATTTCGACAAGATGATGGCGCTCGTGCACGAGATGAGCTACGACACCAGCTTCTCGTTCATCTACAGCCCGCGCCCCGGCACGCCGGCCGCGAACCTGCACGACGACACGCCGCGCGAAGTGAAGCTCAAACGCCTGCAACATCTGCAGGCGACGATCGAGGAAAACGTCGCGCGCATCAGCCAGTCGATGGTCGGGAAAGTCGAGCGGATCCTCGTCGAGGGCCCGTCGCGCAAGGACCCGAACGAACTGTCCGGCCGCACCGAGAACAACCGGGTCGTGAATTTCCCGGCGCCTCTCGCGTCGCACCCGCGCCTGATCGGCCAGATGATCGACGTGAAGATCAACCATGCGTACCCGCACTCGCTGCGCGGCGAGCTGCTGCTCGTCAGCGACGACGCGAGCACGGTCACCCACTGA
- a CDS encoding LysR family transcriptional regulator, with protein sequence MDRLGDIRLFVEAADLGSLSAAGRKLNLTPAAASARLAKLEANIATRLFERSTRQLRLTDEGRLYLSCCRQALQALDDAHALLQQGRNVVAGKVRLSSTSDFGRRQLLDWLHEFTTLHPGVTFSLTASDSASNLWQDEIDLAIRFAAPPDGALIARPLAANRRVLCAAPSFVQRHGVPADPHDLARFPCNVITIASGPMNTWRFTRGDEVQTHTVPMSSAFETNDVGLTREWTLRGHGIALKSLWDIADDVRAGRLRVLLPDWRHQDAPLHAIYHGKRYMAPRVRVLLDFLVERFAREEAALDDLLNACR encoded by the coding sequence ATGGACCGACTGGGCGACATCCGGCTGTTCGTCGAAGCCGCGGACCTCGGCAGCCTGTCCGCGGCCGGGCGCAAGCTGAATCTGACGCCGGCCGCTGCGAGCGCGCGCCTCGCGAAGCTCGAGGCGAACATCGCGACACGGCTGTTCGAGCGCTCCACGCGGCAGCTGCGGCTCACCGACGAAGGGCGGCTCTACCTGAGCTGCTGCCGCCAGGCGCTGCAGGCGCTCGACGATGCACACGCGCTGCTGCAGCAAGGCCGCAACGTCGTCGCCGGCAAGGTGCGGCTGTCGTCGACGTCCGATTTCGGCCGCCGCCAGCTGCTCGACTGGCTCCACGAATTCACTACACTGCATCCGGGCGTGACGTTCTCGCTGACGGCGTCCGATTCGGCGTCGAACCTGTGGCAGGACGAGATCGACCTCGCGATACGCTTTGCCGCACCGCCCGACGGCGCGCTGATCGCGCGGCCGCTCGCCGCGAACCGCCGCGTGCTGTGCGCGGCGCCGTCGTTCGTCCAGCGTCACGGCGTGCCGGCCGATCCGCACGATCTGGCCCGCTTTCCGTGCAACGTGATCACGATTGCGTCGGGTCCGATGAACACGTGGCGTTTCACGCGCGGCGACGAAGTGCAGACTCACACGGTGCCCATGTCGAGCGCGTTCGAAACCAACGATGTCGGCCTCACCCGCGAATGGACGCTGCGCGGCCACGGAATCGCGCTGAAGTCGCTATGGGACATCGCCGACGACGTGCGCGCGGGCCGACTGCGCGTGCTGCTGCCCGACTGGCGGCATCAGGACGCGCCGCTGCACGCGATCTATCACGGCAAGCGCTACATGGCGCCGCGCGTACGCGTGCTGCTCGACTTCCTCGTCGAACGTTTTGCCCGCGAGGAAGCGGCGCTCGACGACTTGCTGAACGCGTGCCGCTGA